GCATGGGCGTCTATCTCGGCCAGAGCACCCCGATCTACAACCGTGAAACCGGCGAAATCAGCTACGGCCGCGTGCCGAGCGGTTCCGTGGTGGTCAGCGGCAACCTGCCCAAGGGCGACGGCGCCTACAGCATGTACGCCGCCATCATCGTCAAGCGCGTCGATGCCCAGACCCGCTCGAAGACCAGTATCAACGACCTGCTGCGCCCTTGAGCCATGACTGCGGAATGTTGCTGGTGGCACGCTACGCACCAGCAACATTCCGCATGATTTTTAGCACCTCCGAGTTCCACTACCTCACGAAGGTCTTGCCATGATCCTCGACAAACTGTTCCAGCTGATGTCGGAAAAGCAGGCGTCGGATATTTTCATATCCGCCGGTGCGCCCATCCATATCAAGATCCATGGCAATACCCTGCCGGTCAACCAGCAGATGATGTTGCCCGACATGATCGAGAAGATCGCCCACGAACTGATGTCGCCGGAGCAGATCAAGACCTTCGAGGCCACGTCGGAGATGAATCTCTCCTTCGGCGTGCCGCAGGTCGGCAACTTCCGGGTGAATATCTTCAAGCAGCGCGGCTCGGTCAGCATCGTCGTCCGCTTCATTCTCGGCAACATTCCACCGCTCGACACGCTCGGCGTGCCGCCGGTGCTGGCCGAGATGATCATGGAAAAACGCGGCCTGATCCTGATCGTCGGCGCCACCGGCTCCGGCAAGTCGACGACCATCGCCGCCATGCTCGATCACCGCAACGCCAACCGCAATGGTCATATCCTGACCATCGAGGACCCGATCGAGTTCCTGTTCAAGCACAAGCGTTCCATCGTCAATCAGCGCGAAATCGGCATGGATACTGCCGACTGGAACGTGGCGCTGAAGAACGCCATGCGCCAGGCGCCGGACTGCATCCTGATCGGCGAAATCCGCGACAAGGAAACCATGCAGGCCGCCGTTGCCTACGCGCAGACCGGCCACCTCTGCCTGGCCACGCTACACGCCAACAATTCGTACCATGCGCTGAACCGCATCATCAGCTTCTTCCCGCCCGAGAACCGGCCGGCGCTCTTCCTCGACCTCTCGGTCAGCCTGCGCGCCATCGTTTCGCAACGCCTGGTCAAGAAACCGGACGGCAAACTGCTGCCGACTTGCGAGGTCATGCTCAATACCCGCCACATCAGCGAACTGATCGAACGCGGCGAAGTCCAGGCGATCAAGGATGCCATGGAGCAGACGCTGACCCCGGGTTCGCAGACCTTCGAGCAGGATCTCTTCCGCCTTTATCACGAAGGCACCATCACCCTCGACGAAGCCCTGGCCAACGCCGATTCGCCGACCAACCTGTCGTGGCTGATCAACAACTCCGAAATCAGCAGCAGCACGCCGGAAGAAGACAAAGCCGCCGAACTGGCACTCGATTTCGACAGCACCAACTCGGGCGGCACCTCCTTCAAGGAATTTGCGCTCAGCCTCGCCGACGACGACGAAACACCCCAATGACCGAACCCACGCTCGAACTGGCCCGGCAGATCATCGCCCGGCCCTCCGTCACGCCGGACGACGCCGGCTGCATGGACATCATCGCTGCCCGCCTCGCACCACTCGGCTTTGCCATCGAATATATCAACCGCAATGGCGTGACCAATCTCTGGGCGCGC
The DNA window shown above is from Quatrionicoccus australiensis and carries:
- a CDS encoding PilT/PilU family type 4a pilus ATPase; the encoded protein is MILDKLFQLMSEKQASDIFISAGAPIHIKIHGNTLPVNQQMMLPDMIEKIAHELMSPEQIKTFEATSEMNLSFGVPQVGNFRVNIFKQRGSVSIVVRFILGNIPPLDTLGVPPVLAEMIMEKRGLILIVGATGSGKSTTIAAMLDHRNANRNGHILTIEDPIEFLFKHKRSIVNQREIGMDTADWNVALKNAMRQAPDCILIGEIRDKETMQAAVAYAQTGHLCLATLHANNSYHALNRIISFFPPENRPALFLDLSVSLRAIVSQRLVKKPDGKLLPTCEVMLNTRHISELIERGEVQAIKDAMEQTLTPGSQTFEQDLFRLYHEGTITLDEALANADSPTNLSWLINNSEISSSTPEEDKAAELALDFDSTNSGGTSFKEFALSLADDDETPQ